One genomic segment of Rhizorhabdus phycosphaerae includes these proteins:
- the trbF gene encoding conjugal transfer protein TrbF, whose translation MNPFRRPSSRLGREPTPETPYQRAGQAWDDRIGSSRAQAHSWRLMAFGATALLSLSVTDNLRLRFGSKIVPYVVEVDRLGAARAVSPADSNFRPTDPQIAWHLARFIENVRSRPADAIVLRQNLAAAYDFTTEQGAAVLNEYARASDPFADLADKQVSVDVKNVVRASADSFRVAWDERHYDHGQLSITTHWTAVLTIVVRSPSDAATLSRNPLGLYVHAINWSQDLGE comes from the coding sequence ATGAACCCGTTCCGTCGTCCCTCATCGCGCCTCGGGCGCGAGCCGACCCCTGAAACCCCTTACCAGCGCGCCGGCCAGGCTTGGGACGATCGCATCGGCTCGTCGCGCGCGCAGGCCCATAGCTGGCGGCTGATGGCGTTCGGCGCGACCGCGCTCCTGTCGCTGTCGGTGACCGACAATCTGAGGCTGCGGTTCGGCAGCAAGATCGTGCCCTATGTCGTCGAGGTTGACCGGCTGGGCGCCGCACGCGCGGTGTCGCCGGCCGATTCCAACTTCCGCCCGACTGATCCGCAGATCGCGTGGCATCTCGCGCGGTTCATCGAGAATGTGCGGTCACGTCCCGCCGATGCGATCGTGCTCAGGCAGAACCTCGCCGCGGCCTACGACTTCACGACCGAGCAGGGTGCTGCGGTGCTCAATGAATATGCGCGCGCCAGCGATCCGTTCGCCGATCTCGCCGACAAACAGGTGTCGGTCGATGTGAAGAATGTCGTGCGGGCGTCCGCCGACAGTTTCCGGGTCGCCTGGGACGAGCGTCATTACGACCATGGCCAGCTCAGCATCACGACCCATTGGACGGCGGTCCTGACGATCGTGGTCCGATCCCCAAGCGACGCAGCGACACTCAGCCGCAACCCGCTCGGCCTCTACGTCCACGCCATCAACTGGTCCCAGGATCTTGGAGAATGA
- the trbG gene encoding P-type conjugative transfer protein TrbG has product MIMRPFPLASLFATPLLLAAMPAFAQSTPASVRPVAAATEAARVSPRAAGWQGATQLFVYAPGGLYQVYAAVGQVTDIMLQEGETLSDTGAVASGDTVRWVIGEAASGTGTGRRTHILIKPTDPGIRTNLVINTDRRTYHIELRSTPGIYMASVGWSYPQDELIAVRARIEAANAVANTQVQTGIDPANLDFAYRLTGANPAWKPVQVFDDGAKTYILFPVTIAQSELPPLFLIGERKKAELVNYRMSGRYMVVDRLFSVAELRLGTKKQQIVRIERTRARETGK; this is encoded by the coding sequence ATGATCATGCGCCCGTTCCCACTTGCTTCCTTGTTCGCCACGCCCTTGTTGCTCGCCGCTATGCCTGCGTTCGCGCAATCGACGCCGGCATCCGTACGTCCGGTCGCGGCCGCAACCGAGGCGGCTCGGGTCAGTCCCCGCGCTGCCGGTTGGCAGGGGGCGACGCAATTGTTCGTCTATGCGCCGGGCGGACTCTACCAGGTCTACGCGGCGGTGGGCCAGGTTACCGACATTATGCTGCAGGAGGGTGAGACGCTGTCAGACACCGGCGCGGTCGCTTCCGGCGACACCGTGCGCTGGGTGATCGGCGAGGCGGCGAGCGGCACCGGCACCGGCCGCCGCACGCATATCCTGATCAAGCCGACCGACCCCGGCATCCGCACCAATCTCGTCATCAACACCGATAGGCGCACCTATCACATTGAGCTCCGTTCGACGCCCGGCATCTATATGGCGAGCGTCGGCTGGTCCTATCCCCAGGATGAGCTGATCGCGGTGCGCGCCCGGATCGAAGCCGCGAACGCGGTGGCGAACACACAGGTCCAGACCGGTATCGATCCGGCCAACCTCGACTTCGCCTATCGGCTGACGGGAGCCAATCCGGCGTGGAAACCAGTCCAGGTGTTCGACGACGGCGCGAAGACCTACATCCTCTTCCCGGTCACGATCGCGCAGAGCGAACTGCCGCCGCTGTTCCTGATCGGCGAGAGGAAGAAGGCTGAACTGGTCAACTATCGGATGTCGGGCCGCTACATGGTGGTCGACCGGTTATTCTCCGTCGCGGAGCTGCGGCTGGGTACGAAGAAACAGCAGATCGTGCGGATCGAGCGCACGCGTGCCCGGGAGACCGGCAAATGA
- a CDS encoding TrbI/VirB10 family protein — protein MSGPDDRPVDPAARPPIATRAPAPTPRRLSRKALVTLTGVSALGVAAALGYSLTMSRRTDVTQETVSVERRNTDALADAPKNYGDLARTAAAGVAVPATATEPVTPQPPSGPASGSAAPVNNEAAADQQRRRQQRDSARSSKLFAGAGDGVRAVASAPEPVAALPGEAPSNDARAGNADAQDRKAAFVVGGAAQPIVNSGRLNAPAGRYVISAGSTIAAALITRLSSDLPGQVVAQVTEDVFDSATGRSRLIPQGTRLIGTYDARVTYGQTRALVVWTRMIFPGGRSIDLDRMIGTDPAGQSGFTDRVNGHTGKLLVAGLLSTLFGVGANAATSRGGSNNDIAYAIRESAGRSVEGAGDKIVSRQLDVQQTITIRPGARVRVLVDRDLLLSPSP, from the coding sequence ATGAGCGGTCCCGACGATCGCCCGGTCGATCCGGCGGCGCGGCCGCCGATCGCGACCCGCGCACCCGCGCCAACACCGCGGCGGCTATCGCGCAAGGCGCTGGTGACGCTCACCGGGGTCAGCGCGCTCGGGGTAGCGGCGGCGCTCGGCTACAGTCTGACCATGAGCCGTCGCACCGACGTCACTCAGGAAACTGTGTCTGTTGAACGCCGCAATACCGACGCGCTTGCCGATGCGCCGAAAAACTATGGGGATTTGGCTCGGACTGCCGCCGCCGGTGTCGCGGTGCCGGCGACTGCGACCGAGCCGGTCACACCGCAGCCGCCTTCCGGCCCTGCATCCGGATCAGCGGCTCCCGTCAATAATGAAGCAGCGGCGGACCAGCAGCGTCGTCGACAACAACGCGACAGTGCGCGGTCGAGCAAGCTGTTCGCCGGCGCGGGCGACGGCGTGAGAGCCGTAGCCTCCGCACCGGAACCCGTCGCCGCGCTTCCCGGAGAAGCGCCCAGCAATGATGCGCGCGCCGGAAACGCCGATGCGCAGGATCGTAAGGCGGCGTTCGTGGTCGGTGGCGCAGCGCAGCCGATCGTGAACAGTGGCAGGTTGAACGCGCCCGCTGGTCGCTATGTGATCTCAGCCGGATCGACGATCGCCGCCGCCCTCATCACCAGGCTGTCTTCCGACCTTCCCGGCCAGGTCGTGGCCCAGGTGACAGAGGATGTGTTCGACAGTGCGACCGGCCGGAGCCGGCTGATTCCTCAGGGCACGCGGCTAATCGGCACTTATGATGCCCGCGTCACCTACGGGCAGACGCGTGCCCTGGTTGTCTGGACGCGGATGATCTTTCCCGGTGGCCGTTCGATCGATCTCGACCGGATGATCGGTACCGACCCGGCGGGTCAATCTGGATTTACTGACCGCGTGAACGGCCACACCGGTAAATTGCTGGTGGCGGGGTTGCTTTCGACGCTGTTCGGGGTCGGGGCCAATGCCGCGACGTCGCGCGGCGGCAGTAATAACGACATCGCTTACGCCATCCGGGAGAGCGCGGGCCGATCGGTGGAAGGCGCCGGCGACAAGATCGTCAGCCGCCAGCTCGACGTCCAGCAGACGATCACAATTCGTCCGGGCGCGCGGGTACGGGTTCTTGTGGATCGCGATCTGCTGCTATCACCATCGCCGTAG
- a CDS encoding helix-turn-helix domain-containing protein: MDLKEVLSNNLRRIRNETGRTQEDMAHLLGISTRYLGSIERSKVSPSVTLLGQIADALGVSPNELLTPPGTQKRKRC, from the coding sequence ATGGACCTGAAGGAAGTTTTATCGAACAATCTCCGACGGATTCGGAACGAGACAGGTCGGACCCAAGAGGATATGGCGCACCTTCTCGGCATCAGCACACGCTACCTCGGCTCGATCGAGCGCTCGAAGGTGTCGCCGAGCGTGACGTTGCTGGGCCAGATTGCGGATGCGCTTGGCGTGAGTCCGAATGAGTTGCTGACCCCGCCGGGTACTCAAAAGCGCAAACGATGTTAG
- a CDS encoding LysR family transcriptional regulator — MIGRSHASGRQRRNLRPDFTQLETFLKVAETRSFAEAARQLGVSQPAVSQTISRLEELYGGDLFERRRGAPVALTPIGSAILPKAKLLLFTVDHQIERALATAQSYEGTLSIGFYAGLAFGPLTDAIAELRLSRPDVGLQIVESSPAELRRALNERSLDIIFTAYLSEAQGSTNDWERLWMEPIVVALQATHALSKRESVTWDNLSSLHLMMRSHGGDLTAYRAIAARMGDRPFNCDLHDVSRGTLIELVRLGLGSTISFASAVIPRDGVIFLPIIDDGARIGIDAIWPRNDRNPLRHQLLSLVRKHAAC, encoded by the coding sequence GTGATCGGGCGCAGTCACGCTAGCGGACGTCAAAGACGGAACCTACGCCCGGACTTCACTCAGCTTGAAACGTTCCTTAAGGTCGCTGAGACGCGGAGCTTTGCTGAGGCGGCGCGTCAGTTGGGCGTGAGCCAGCCCGCCGTCAGCCAAACCATCTCGCGGCTCGAAGAGTTGTATGGGGGTGACCTGTTCGAGCGTCGGCGAGGTGCTCCGGTGGCGCTCACACCCATTGGCAGCGCTATTCTGCCGAAAGCGAAACTGCTGCTTTTCACGGTCGACCACCAGATTGAGCGGGCGCTTGCCACAGCACAGAGTTATGAAGGCACGCTGTCGATCGGATTTTATGCGGGGCTCGCATTCGGTCCTTTGACCGACGCGATTGCTGAGCTTCGCCTATCACGACCCGATGTAGGATTGCAGATAGTAGAGTCTTCTCCAGCTGAGCTTCGTCGTGCACTTAATGAACGTTCATTAGATATCATTTTCACAGCTTACCTATCTGAAGCACAAGGAAGCACAAATGATTGGGAAAGGCTCTGGATGGAGCCGATTGTAGTCGCCCTACAAGCCACTCACGCGCTGTCAAAAAGAGAAAGTGTTACATGGGATAACCTATCCTCCCTTCATCTGATGATGCGCTCGCATGGTGGCGATCTCACTGCTTATCGCGCAATTGCGGCACGGATGGGGGATCGCCCATTCAACTGCGATTTGCACGACGTTTCACGTGGTACACTGATTGAGTTGGTTAGATTGGGACTTGGGTCAACTATCTCTTTCGCGTCAGCCGTGATCCCGCGCGACGGAGTAATATTCCTTCCAATAATCGACGATGGCGCGCGAATAGGAATTGATGCTATCTGGCCTCGGAACGACCGCAATCCACTGCGTCATCAGTTACTTTCCCTCGTGCGCAAGCACGCAGCGTGCTAA
- a CDS encoding MmgE/PrpD family protein, with translation MSVCSFSSGVKTQIKPRTKELASFAATLPSEDIPANVTARALDLTIDLIGSAVRAARDAESTPAILATVHRLGLSGDPLCTVFGLDRRYGPAAAALLNGAFGHSLDFDDTHADSSLHPSAPVVPAALAAAQMTGATGAELLTAIVIGYEVCCRLGNALDPTAHYARGFHPTATAGVFGACAAAGRLLKLDDQAMVSAFGIAASQASGSLQFLANGAWNKRYQVGEAAMKGIIAATLASEGFVGADDGIDGKHGFLSGYSDASDPELAVAGLGHVWETTRIGVKPYPACRYTHAAVDGLLNLMRTEHISPAAVKSVTVGLHSNGITLVGAPMAKKRRPRNIVQGQFSMPFAAAVTLLRGRFGWDDYELLGRPEVDAICDRIFVKRDTSLENAPHPFGATLEVEVGAHRFHRTVADPSGEPATFPTQDQIADKFLLLTQPVLGSGGMELLEKLRKLPSTARIGQRL, from the coding sequence ATGAGCGTCTGCAGCTTTTCGTCCGGTGTGAAAACACAGATCAAGCCCCGAACCAAAGAACTGGCGTCGTTCGCTGCGACCCTGCCCAGCGAGGACATTCCAGCCAATGTGACCGCGCGGGCGCTCGACCTGACGATCGATCTGATCGGGTCAGCGGTACGCGCCGCCCGCGACGCTGAATCGACCCCTGCCATTCTGGCGACGGTTCATCGGCTGGGTCTGTCTGGTGATCCGCTCTGCACAGTGTTTGGACTGGACCGCCGCTACGGCCCTGCGGCGGCAGCCCTTCTCAATGGCGCGTTTGGCCATTCGCTCGATTTCGACGACACACACGCTGACAGCTCGCTTCACCCAAGCGCGCCTGTGGTTCCTGCGGCATTAGCAGCCGCGCAGATGACCGGCGCAACCGGAGCGGAGCTGCTCACCGCTATCGTGATCGGCTATGAAGTCTGCTGTCGTCTCGGCAATGCGCTCGATCCCACAGCGCATTATGCACGCGGCTTCCATCCCACCGCTACTGCCGGCGTGTTTGGGGCGTGCGCCGCCGCGGGTCGATTGCTCAAGCTGGACGACCAGGCGATGGTCTCGGCGTTTGGCATTGCCGCAAGCCAGGCCTCCGGTTCGCTCCAGTTTCTCGCCAATGGTGCCTGGAACAAGCGCTATCAGGTCGGCGAGGCTGCCATGAAAGGCATCATTGCAGCGACGCTCGCGTCTGAAGGATTTGTCGGGGCGGACGATGGAATCGATGGGAAGCATGGTTTCCTGTCGGGCTATAGCGACGCCAGTGATCCGGAATTGGCGGTAGCGGGATTAGGTCATGTCTGGGAAACTACGCGCATTGGAGTGAAGCCTTACCCCGCCTGCCGCTACACGCACGCGGCCGTGGACGGTCTTTTGAACTTGATGCGAACCGAACACATATCGCCAGCAGCCGTTAAGTCCGTAACGGTTGGCCTGCACAGCAACGGGATCACCCTTGTTGGCGCACCGATGGCCAAAAAGCGGCGACCCCGGAATATCGTTCAGGGGCAGTTTTCGATGCCCTTCGCAGCTGCCGTCACACTATTGCGCGGTAGGTTTGGCTGGGACGATTACGAGCTTTTGGGACGGCCAGAAGTGGATGCGATCTGCGATCGGATTTTTGTGAAGCGCGACACGTCACTTGAAAATGCACCGCATCCATTCGGGGCAACGCTGGAGGTTGAAGTCGGCGCGCATCGGTTTCATCGAACAGTTGCCGACCCTTCAGGGGAACCGGCAACATTTCCCACGCAAGATCAGATTGCCGACAAGTTCTTGTTGCTTACGCAACCGGTGTTGGGTTCGGGGGGTATGGAGCTCCTTGAGAAACTGCGAAAATTACCCTCCACAGCTCGCATCGGACAAAGGCTTTGA
- a CDS encoding polysaccharide deacetylase family protein has translation MNDQGQDQPWQWPDQEWRRLVNRVRAGRALRPKTWKGGARFAVALSFDSDHETNELRDGAQSINRLSWGQYGNRVGVPRILAVLEQHQVSASFYVPAVTALLYPDEQRRIIDAGHEIGLHGWIHERNSKLKIEDERELMLRSMETLEKITGHRPTGMRSPSGDFSNNTLALIRELGLAYDTSLGADDDCYELEMDGEPTGIVEIPFDWVRDDAVYFLMDRFSGLRPYTPPSAVFDIFKREMDGAHADGGLFELTMHPHVITNRSRIWIVEELIQYARSLPGGVWFARHDEIAAYVVKHSENP, from the coding sequence ATGAACGACCAAGGCCAAGATCAACCCTGGCAGTGGCCTGACCAGGAATGGCGGCGCTTGGTGAATCGCGTCCGGGCGGGTCGGGCGTTGCGACCCAAAACATGGAAAGGAGGCGCCAGGTTTGCCGTGGCTCTGTCCTTCGACTCCGATCACGAGACCAACGAACTGCGCGATGGCGCGCAATCGATCAACCGGCTGTCATGGGGCCAATATGGCAATCGCGTCGGAGTGCCTCGTATCCTTGCGGTGCTCGAGCAACATCAAGTCTCCGCCAGTTTCTATGTGCCGGCGGTCACCGCGCTCCTTTATCCGGACGAGCAGCGCAGGATCATCGACGCCGGCCATGAAATCGGCCTGCACGGCTGGATCCACGAACGCAACTCAAAGCTGAAGATCGAGGACGAGCGTGAGCTGATGCTGCGCTCGATGGAGACACTGGAGAAGATCACCGGCCACCGACCGACGGGTATGCGCTCACCGTCGGGAGATTTCTCAAACAACACACTCGCTCTGATCCGCGAATTGGGGCTCGCCTACGATACGTCTCTCGGTGCTGACGACGACTGCTATGAACTAGAAATGGATGGAGAGCCAACCGGAATTGTCGAAATTCCGTTCGATTGGGTGCGCGACGATGCGGTGTATTTTCTCATGGATCGCTTCAGTGGGTTGCGTCCCTACACCCCGCCGTCAGCCGTGTTCGACATCTTCAAGCGCGAAATGGACGGCGCGCACGCGGACGGTGGGCTGTTTGAGCTCACCATGCATCCTCACGTCATCACGAACAGGTCGCGGATATGGATCGTCGAGGAACTCATCCAATATGCGCGCAGCCTTCCGGGCGGCGTCTGGTTTGCGCGGCACGATGAGATTGCCGCCTATGTTGTAAAGCACTCGGAGAATCCATGA
- a CDS encoding pyridoxal phosphate-dependent aminotransferase, which produces MVATIEPFYAVELSKLAHKLAAEGRSIIHMEFGQPATGAPAAAIAAAHRILDNDGMGYWESAALKQRISGLYADRYAVSVDPERVILTCGASPALVLALSCLFEPGDRIAFARPGYVAYRNTAKSLYLDPVELECGPAQRFQLTEAALRALDPQPSGLIIASPANPTGTIIAPEEAEAIAAHCRRHGIAIISDEIYHGLAYGSRARSMLEFAPDALVINSFSKYFSMAGWRLGWLIVPDHLITPARARMGNLFLTPPSLAQHAALAAFDCSDELDAHLATYARNRDLLLKALPELGLNRIAPPDGAFYAYVDISDFTDDSVAFCTQMLLDTGVATAPGVDFDPVDGRHHMRFSFALSTAEVDEALARIRPWFAMRAITAG; this is translated from the coding sequence ATGGTCGCGACTATCGAACCGTTTTACGCTGTCGAACTCAGCAAGCTCGCCCATAAATTGGCGGCCGAGGGACGCTCGATCATTCATATGGAGTTTGGCCAGCCTGCGACGGGCGCGCCCGCCGCTGCCATCGCTGCCGCGCATCGCATACTCGATAACGACGGCATGGGATATTGGGAGAGCGCGGCCCTGAAACAGCGCATATCCGGCCTTTACGCCGATCGTTATGCAGTGAGCGTCGACCCGGAGCGGGTCATCTTGACCTGCGGTGCGTCGCCCGCGCTCGTGCTTGCGCTCTCCTGTCTGTTCGAACCTGGCGATCGGATCGCTTTCGCCCGCCCCGGCTATGTCGCCTATCGCAACACCGCTAAATCGCTGTATCTCGATCCTGTCGAACTGGAATGCGGGCCGGCGCAACGGTTCCAACTAACGGAAGCTGCGCTTCGCGCGCTCGATCCCCAGCCGTCAGGCCTGATCATTGCTTCGCCCGCCAATCCGACCGGCACCATCATCGCGCCCGAGGAAGCCGAAGCCATCGCAGCCCATTGCCGCCGCCATGGCATCGCAATCATATCCGACGAAATCTACCATGGTCTCGCGTACGGCTCACGGGCGCGCTCCATGCTGGAATTTGCGCCGGACGCGCTAGTCATCAACAGCTTCTCCAAATATTTCAGCATGGCTGGCTGGCGTCTGGGTTGGCTGATTGTGCCGGATCATCTGATAACGCCTGCGCGCGCCCGGATGGGCAATCTCTTTCTCACACCGCCCTCACTCGCTCAGCACGCTGCCTTGGCTGCGTTCGACTGCAGCGACGAACTGGATGCGCACCTTGCCACCTACGCGCGCAATCGCGATCTGCTGCTCAAAGCGCTTCCCGAACTTGGTCTCAATCGGATCGCCCCGCCCGACGGGGCCTTCTATGCCTATGTGGACATCTCCGATTTTACCGACGACAGCGTGGCATTCTGCACCCAGATGTTGCTCGATACCGGTGTAGCGACGGCTCCCGGCGTCGATTTCGATCCCGTTGACGGCAGGCACCACATGCGATTCAGTTTCGCGCTGTCGACGGCGGAGGTCGATGAGGCCCTCGCGCGGATCAGACCGTGGTTTGCCATGCGGGCCATAACGGCCGGATAG
- a CDS encoding amidohydrolase, whose translation MRRDLHAHPELGFEETRTASLVAEKLRQWGIEAFEGIGGTGVVGVIKGKRPGSRAVGLRADMDALAIHEETGLAYASAVEGKMHACGHDGHTAMLLGAARYLAEHPDFEGQVNLIFQPSEENVEGALAMIGDGLFERFPCDAVYGLHNTAGMPNGHFATRRGAMMAAGDFWSVTFRGVGGHGGLSPQLSTDITYAQAHFVLGLQGIIGRNVPPLEPAVISVGYIGGGQLASPNVIPAELVLAGTARSYSDEVRDTIERRIAELAYSTAEAWGCGAETHYIRGSCALINQPAQVDIAVAAAEAVVGAENVDDALRPTTGSEDFAELSRRCPGAFMRIGNGAAADGAFHAPHTPFYDFNDAIIPDGIRYWVNIVRRELGHASDSAQVPG comes from the coding sequence ATCAGGCGGGATCTGCATGCCCATCCTGAACTTGGCTTTGAGGAGACGCGTACAGCCTCACTCGTCGCTGAAAAGCTGCGGCAATGGGGCATCGAAGCCTTTGAGGGAATAGGCGGCACCGGCGTCGTCGGCGTCATCAAAGGAAAGCGTCCGGGGTCGCGGGCCGTTGGTCTCAGAGCCGATATGGACGCGCTGGCCATCCACGAGGAGACAGGCCTGGCTTATGCATCGGCGGTAGAAGGCAAAATGCACGCGTGCGGTCACGATGGCCACACGGCCATGTTGCTGGGTGCGGCACGATATCTGGCCGAGCACCCCGACTTCGAGGGTCAGGTCAACCTCATTTTCCAGCCTTCGGAGGAGAATGTCGAAGGGGCGCTTGCAATGATCGGCGATGGCCTGTTCGAACGCTTTCCTTGCGATGCCGTCTACGGCCTTCACAATACCGCCGGGATGCCAAACGGCCATTTTGCGACGCGCCGGGGCGCGATGATGGCGGCAGGCGATTTCTGGAGCGTAACGTTTCGGGGTGTCGGAGGCCACGGGGGACTGTCGCCCCAACTGTCGACGGACATCACCTATGCGCAGGCCCACTTCGTCCTCGGACTTCAGGGCATCATCGGGCGCAATGTGCCGCCGCTCGAACCGGCGGTGATCAGCGTCGGTTATATCGGCGGCGGGCAGCTCGCGTCGCCCAATGTCATCCCGGCCGAACTCGTCTTGGCCGGCACCGCCAGATCCTATTCTGACGAGGTGCGTGACACGATCGAGCGGCGGATCGCCGAGCTTGCCTACAGCACCGCCGAAGCATGGGGATGCGGCGCGGAGACGCATTATATTCGCGGATCGTGCGCACTCATCAATCAACCGGCGCAGGTCGACATCGCAGTAGCGGCGGCAGAGGCCGTCGTGGGGGCCGAAAATGTCGACGATGCCTTGCGGCCAACGACCGGCAGCGAGGATTTTGCCGAGCTGTCGCGCCGCTGCCCGGGCGCTTTCATGAGGATCGGGAATGGCGCCGCGGCGGATGGCGCGTTCCATGCACCGCATACGCCCTTTTACGATTTCAACGATGCGATCATCCCCGACGGCATTCGCTACTGGGTCAATATCGTCCGGCGCGAGCTGGGTCATGCGAGTGATAGCGCCCAGGTGCCCGGTTAG
- a CDS encoding NAD(P)/FAD-dependent oxidoreductase: MTRNFDVVVLGAGIVGVCVALHLQMRGRHTALLDRSQPGMGTSFGNAGLIQNEAVMPYLFPRSIADVLRYARNRSIDAAYQPSALPGLAAPFYRYWRNSHPDRALAIARYRAPLFDRCIADHRELAEAAGAMDLMRAGGWSKIFRSQARLDSAIAEAELEAQQLGIPFVAMDAAAVADHEPDLARDLVGGIHWPGPLSVPDPYALTKAYVDLFERNGGSVLQGDARSLTCDSGWRLVTDAGPMAAADVVVALGPWSPVVTQILGYSAPFFVKRGYHRHFAPGEGRLGRPILDAENGYILAPMRQGIRLTTGAEFAHRDAPPHPVQIARALPKARHLFPKLGEPVDPKAWMGSRPCLPDMLPVIGPAPGQRRAWFAFGHAHHGLTLGPTTGKILADMIEGKELEIDPVPFRADRFG, encoded by the coding sequence ATGACCCGGAATTTCGACGTTGTTGTCCTGGGAGCGGGCATTGTCGGCGTATGTGTCGCCCTGCATTTGCAGATGCGGGGCCGGCATACGGCATTGCTCGATCGGTCCCAGCCGGGGATGGGCACGTCCTTCGGCAACGCTGGCCTCATCCAGAATGAAGCCGTCATGCCCTATCTTTTTCCCCGGTCGATCGCCGATGTCCTCCGTTATGCGCGTAACCGGTCGATCGATGCGGCCTATCAGCCCTCTGCCTTGCCCGGGCTGGCCGCGCCCTTCTACCGCTATTGGCGCAATTCTCACCCAGATCGCGCACTTGCGATAGCGCGCTATAGGGCCCCGCTATTTGACCGATGCATAGCCGATCACCGCGAGCTGGCCGAGGCGGCCGGCGCAATGGACTTGATGCGCGCGGGGGGCTGGAGCAAGATATTCCGGTCACAGGCACGGCTGGACAGCGCGATAGCCGAAGCCGAGCTTGAAGCGCAGCAACTCGGCATTCCCTTCGTCGCCATGGACGCGGCCGCTGTGGCCGATCACGAGCCGGATCTCGCGCGCGATCTTGTCGGTGGAATTCATTGGCCTGGTCCATTGTCGGTGCCGGACCCCTACGCGCTCACTAAGGCCTATGTCGATCTGTTCGAACGCAACGGGGGAAGTGTGCTGCAAGGGGATGCGAGGTCCTTGACGTGCGACTCCGGCTGGCGGCTCGTGACGGATGCGGGTCCGATGGCTGCAGCGGATGTGGTGGTTGCGCTCGGACCCTGGTCGCCGGTTGTCACGCAGATCCTCGGCTATTCTGCGCCCTTTTTCGTAAAGCGCGGTTATCATCGGCATTTCGCCCCGGGTGAGGGCAGGCTTGGTCGTCCTATCCTCGACGCGGAGAATGGTTACATTCTCGCTCCCATGCGTCAGGGCATTCGTCTAACGACAGGCGCCGAGTTCGCGCACCGCGATGCGCCACCGCATCCCGTGCAGATAGCGCGGGCCCTTCCCAAAGCGCGGCATCTCTTTCCGAAACTCGGTGAGCCCGTTGATCCAAAGGCGTGGATGGGCTCCAGACCATGTTTGCCCGATATGCTGCCTGTTATCGGCCCGGCGCCGGGGCAGCGGCGCGCATGGTTCGCCTTTGGCCACGCCCATCACGGCCTGACTCTGGGACCGACAACGGGAAAGATCCTCGCCGATATGATCGAGGGCAAAGAACTGGAAATCGATCCGGTCCCCTTTCGTGCAGACCGCTTCGGTTAG